Proteins from a genomic interval of Bacteroidota bacterium:
- a CDS encoding DUF3352 domain-containing protein, whose translation MQKIIVRSIFILSILVLIIVGIVKIGKKSTVVEMNSFNAIPAGASFFFEIKDISAFLDIIYDDNLIWKELSEFIELKEFTNNVSFIDSILETNDKLQSFFGKNHTIISAHKMPNNTTNFLFINLQKESCEPDDFNKAVLEIFSKKGTIRQSEYNDVDIYEFSDSLNSKSRFSIAFTHSQIILSSSLSLIKSSIRQIKSDSHFSNDFSFNKIYKTAGKNSNINFYINLKDTHKVFSTFLNKKTSNFMMNISKHDVWAELDISLKQDEILLNGFAYANDSGPNLLNVIGHQEPEKNNIQEIFPSSSSAFFILSISDISQYLKDYKTYLSRTSCLEDYKKGISNIENQYFTEIEESFIHFFDNEIAIVNTDISSDITQNNLVIVETKSQSLAKETMLNFLEQASEKVQTNLPEPIIYNIDEDTKYPIYQFPIDNLFEKFLGGMFSNSKTNYFSFIDNYLVFAASQKSLKNFVHDNVLEKKLINDKNYISFANNLNQKSNIYFYSNIARSPQFYENFANKDLTKQIEASTPNLQKFQAIAIQLSSNSENLIYNDIFLRYKPVYKEGPKTIWERKLDTCFSFKPKLVENLRTKKREVFIQDKSNKIYLINNSGVVVWEKQIEEQIVSDIFQIDFYKNNKLQLLFSTKNKLHLIDRNGNYLERYPIKMNMPATNGITVFDYEKNRDYRIFVANEDKKLLAYSKEGNIIEGWKFNKSEHFVLNQIQHFRVKTKDYIVFSDKYKTYILDRRGNTRVKLENNFAKSANNQFILESKSSKNKARLVSTDNEGAVHYIYFDGKSEKLETEKLSKNHYFDFRDVNSDGYRDFIFVDKNMLYVKKQNGSTIFSFEFDENINEKPTYYSFSNTEKKIGIVSENNSQIYLFDGDGSLHEGFPLRGNTLFSIASMDHSNKFNLFVGSDDCLLYNYKVKK comes from the coding sequence TTAATGCAATTCCTGCCGGTGCATCCTTTTTTTTTGAGATTAAAGATATTTCAGCGTTTTTAGACATAATTTATGACGACAATCTTATTTGGAAGGAGTTGTCAGAATTTATCGAACTAAAAGAGTTTACGAATAATGTTTCATTTATTGATTCAATTCTTGAAACGAATGACAAATTGCAAAGTTTTTTTGGCAAAAATCATACAATAATTTCTGCTCATAAAATGCCAAATAATACCACAAATTTTCTTTTTATCAACTTACAAAAAGAAAGTTGCGAACCCGATGATTTTAATAAAGCAGTTTTAGAAATATTTTCAAAAAAAGGTACAATTCGCCAAAGTGAATATAATGATGTTGATATTTACGAATTTTCTGATAGCTTAAATTCTAAATCGAGATTTTCGATAGCTTTCACACATTCGCAAATTATACTTAGCAGCTCATTATCGTTGATTAAAAGCTCAATAAGGCAAATTAAATCTGATAGTCATTTTTCCAACGATTTTAGTTTCAACAAAATATACAAAACCGCTGGGAAAAATTCTAACATAAATTTTTACATCAATCTCAAGGATACACACAAAGTATTTTCGACTTTTTTGAATAAAAAAACATCAAATTTTATGATGAATATTTCGAAGCACGATGTGTGGGCAGAGCTTGATATTAGCCTAAAGCAAGACGAAATACTACTAAATGGTTTCGCATACGCAAACGACTCAGGACCAAATTTACTTAACGTAATTGGCCATCAGGAACCAGAAAAAAACAATATTCAGGAAATTTTCCCTTCTTCGAGCTCGGCATTTTTTATTCTTTCCATCAGCGATATTTCGCAATATTTAAAAGATTATAAAACTTATTTGTCGCGGACAAGCTGTCTCGAAGATTATAAAAAAGGAATTTCTAATATTGAAAATCAATATTTTACAGAAATTGAAGAATCCTTCATTCACTTTTTCGATAACGAAATTGCAATTGTGAATACCGATATTTCTTCAGACATAACTCAAAACAATTTAGTAATTGTTGAAACAAAAAGCCAAAGTCTTGCAAAAGAAACTATGTTAAATTTTTTGGAGCAAGCATCGGAAAAAGTCCAAACAAACTTGCCCGAACCTATAATTTACAATATTGATGAAGACACAAAATATCCAATTTATCAATTTCCGATAGACAATCTTTTTGAAAAATTTCTTGGAGGAATGTTTTCAAATTCAAAAACAAACTATTTTTCCTTCATTGACAATTACCTTGTTTTTGCTGCATCGCAAAAATCGTTGAAAAATTTCGTTCACGACAATGTGCTTGAAAAAAAGCTTATTAATGACAAAAATTATATCTCGTTTGCAAACAATTTAAACCAAAAATCGAACATATATTTTTACTCAAACATTGCTCGTTCTCCACAATTTTATGAGAATTTTGCAAACAAAGACTTAACAAAACAAATTGAAGCAAGCACTCCAAATTTGCAAAAATTTCAAGCCATTGCTATTCAGTTAAGTAGCAATAGTGAAAATCTTATCTATAACGATATTTTTTTGAGATACAAGCCAGTTTATAAAGAAGGCCCAAAAACTATCTGGGAAAGAAAGCTCGACACTTGCTTCAGCTTTAAGCCAAAATTGGTAGAAAATCTCAGAACGAAAAAGCGAGAGGTTTTTATTCAGGACAAATCAAATAAAATCTACTTAATCAATAATTCAGGCGTAGTTGTTTGGGAAAAGCAAATTGAAGAACAGATAGTTAGCGATATTTTTCAAATTGATTTTTATAAAAACAACAAACTTCAATTGTTGTTTAGCACAAAAAATAAGCTCCATTTAATCGACAGAAACGGGAATTATCTTGAGCGTTATCCTATAAAAATGAACATGCCGGCAACAAACGGTATTACAGTTTTCGATTACGAAAAAAACCGCGATTACCGAATTTTTGTAGCCAATGAAGACAAAAAACTACTCGCATACTCGAAAGAGGGGAATATTATAGAAGGATGGAAATTTAACAAATCTGAACATTTTGTACTTAATCAGATTCAACACTTCCGTGTGAAAACAAAAGATTATATTGTTTTCTCCGATAAATATAAAACCTACATACTCGACAGACGAGGAAACACCAGAGTGAAACTCGAAAACAATTTTGCAAAATCTGCCAACAATCAATTTATTCTCGAAAGTAAAAGTTCAAAAAACAAAGCCCGGCTTGTTTCCACAGACAATGAGGGAGCTGTTCATTATATATATTTCGATGGGAAAAGCGAAAAACTCGAAACAGAAAAATTATCAAAAAATCATTATTTTGATTTTAGAGATGTAAATTCTGATGGCTATCGTGATTTTATTTTTGTTGACAAAAATATGCTTTACGTAAAAAAACAAAATGGCAGTACGATTTTCTCCTTCGAGTTCGATGAAAATATAAACGAAAAACCAACATATTATTCATTCTCAAATACTGAAAAGAAAATTGGTATAGTTTCCGAGAACAACTCGCAAATTTATTTATTCGATGGAGATGGA